Proteins from one Deltaproteobacteria bacterium genomic window:
- a CDS encoding ABC transporter ATP-binding protein, producing MAISLELSDLTKLFPADRSSEPVIVIKGFDCRIEKGQFVSIVGPSGCGKTTILRIVAGLESATSGQVLLDGKAVTKRDQRVGLVFQEFALYPWRTTIQNIELGLEIKGVAKKDRTSAAMEYIRNFGLAGFENRYPKELSGGMKQRVAIARTLIVNPEVVLMDEPFGSLDSQTRNDMQAFLMGVWTRRKDTILFVTHNVDEAVYLSDRIFVLSERPTRILRRIDVDAPRPRDRTGEESNRVRKEILNLLADSKGNFPQSAPV from the coding sequence ATGGCAATCAGCCTGGAACTGTCCGATCTGACAAAACTGTTTCCGGCCGATCGATCTTCGGAACCCGTGATTGTCATCAAGGGATTCGATTGCCGGATCGAGAAAGGGCAATTTGTCTCCATCGTTGGACCCAGCGGTTGCGGGAAAACCACCATTCTCCGCATCGTCGCCGGGCTGGAATCCGCCACGAGCGGACAGGTTTTGCTGGATGGAAAAGCCGTTACGAAGCGGGACCAGCGGGTGGGACTGGTGTTCCAGGAGTTCGCCCTCTACCCGTGGCGGACTACGATCCAGAACATTGAATTGGGGCTCGAGATCAAAGGCGTGGCCAAAAAAGACCGCACTTCCGCCGCCATGGAGTATATCCGTAACTTCGGACTTGCCGGCTTCGAGAACAGATACCCCAAGGAACTATCGGGAGGGATGAAACAGCGGGTGGCCATCGCGAGAACCCTCATCGTGAATCCGGAAGTGGTGCTGATGGACGAACCGTTCGGATCCCTCGACAGTCAGACCCGCAACGACATGCAAGCCTTCCTGATGGGTGTATGGACCCGGAGGAAGGACACCATCCTGTTTGTGACTCACAATGTGGACGAAGCCGTGTACCTGAGTGACCGGATTTTCGTCCTTTCCGAAAGACCTACGCGTATCCTCAGGCGGATCGATGTGGATGCACCCCGGCCCCGAGATCGAACCGGCGAGGAATCGAACCGCGTCCGCAAAGAGATATTGAATCTCCTGGCCGATTCGAAAGGGAATTTCCCACAATCCGCTCCAGTGTAG
- a CDS encoding response regulator transcription factor: MRVFLSDDHPLFRIGMRLSFEQEDHIDLVGEASDGYSSVERILSSNPDVSLIDVDMPGMSGIGVVRILRKAGFQKKIIILSTYNDETYIRDAMDAGADGYVLKCVEGSELIRILRSMHEDRPTVSPYLVNLALNPSVNHVYLNSNLEETAALTSREKEILDCLSEGQSNKEISTTLNISVETVKSHLRSIYKKLNAKSRVEAAKLAISMKRYR, translated from the coding sequence ATGAGAGTATTTTTATCCGATGACCATCCGCTGTTTAGAATTGGGATGCGCCTCAGTTTCGAACAAGAAGATCATATTGATCTCGTTGGAGAGGCGAGTGATGGATATAGCTCAGTTGAGCGTATACTATCTAGCAATCCGGATGTATCATTAATAGATGTGGATATGCCTGGAATGTCTGGAATAGGAGTAGTTCGAATACTGAGAAAAGCCGGTTTCCAGAAGAAAATCATTATACTTTCCACATATAATGACGAAACTTACATACGCGATGCAATGGATGCCGGGGCAGATGGTTACGTTCTGAAGTGCGTGGAAGGTTCTGAACTCATCCGAATCCTTCGTTCCATGCACGAAGACAGACCAACGGTGTCACCCTATCTCGTGAATCTGGCGCTGAATCCCAGCGTAAATCATGTCTACCTGAACTCAAACCTCGAAGAGACCGCCGCTTTGACATCCAGGGAAAAGGAAATTCTTGACTGTCTGTCGGAGGGGCAAAGCAACAAAGAGATTTCGACCACACTGAATATCAGCGTCGAGACAGTGAAGAGTCACCTTAGAAGCATATATAAGAAGCTGAACGCCAAGAGCAGGGTCGAAGCCGCCAAGTTGGCGATAAGCATGAAAAGATATCGATAG
- a CDS encoding PocR ligand-binding domain-containing protein: protein MHQPIQLLDLIDKEKLNRLLEVFTGVTGVASIIAHPDGTPTTEPHNFTRFCSNFCRSTPMGRSLCHKSDRHGGIVSARTRKPHIYNCLNAGLIDCAAPIIVEQYHLGTILCGQVLEKPMLAEVAAQRALRIGITDVDSYLAELENVPIMSRKLLLAIVKLMSEITQTISELALQKYLSHKDSQRYLTRLIDSVSDCIISTNEYSTISMVNEAGARMFGQETSELLNRPILDLFADSVSKKTYVDNVDVAPSNNWRAEMTARKAGGQTFPVQVSMSKVCTVDKENSGYVGVIRDISEEKRIDRMKDDLIGMLTHDMRNPVLSIQKAVQLLVNGPLGALNERQLEVLRLVLATSHQLYGMASDLLDIYREENGQFLLHRSVIDLADVIKESINHLKMMARDKKISIRFGPYEEPIHVWGDPNRLLRTLGNLLDNAIKHSPDRGTITIDVHRLNGNPQRPVNCKVPDQLADRLPSDAPYWVTSVSDEGIGIPEQYHSCIFDKFFSIKSKDHNGRKGVGLGLSFCKQVIEAHDGFIWLDSPISKDKYGKPGGCRFSFGVPSQPIRQ from the coding sequence GTGCACCAGCCTATTCAGTTGTTGGACCTTATCGACAAGGAAAAATTGAACAGACTCCTGGAGGTGTTCACCGGCGTCACGGGAGTGGCGTCCATCATCGCTCATCCGGACGGAACTCCCACCACCGAACCCCACAATTTTACCCGTTTCTGCTCCAATTTCTGCCGTTCCACTCCCATGGGCAGGAGCCTCTGCCATAAGAGCGACCGCCACGGCGGCATTGTGTCGGCCCGCACCAGGAAACCCCACATTTATAACTGCCTCAACGCCGGGTTGATCGATTGTGCGGCTCCCATTATTGTGGAGCAATATCACCTGGGTACGATCTTGTGCGGACAGGTATTGGAAAAGCCCATGCTCGCCGAAGTGGCCGCTCAGAGGGCCCTCAGGATCGGTATTACGGACGTGGACTCTTACCTGGCCGAACTCGAGAACGTACCGATCATGAGCCGTAAACTTCTTCTGGCCATAGTGAAGCTCATGTCGGAAATCACCCAGACCATCAGCGAACTGGCGCTCCAGAAGTACCTTTCACACAAGGACTCCCAGCGCTATCTCACGCGCTTAATTGACAGCGTGTCGGATTGTATTATCTCGACCAACGAATACAGTACCATTTCCATGGTCAACGAGGCGGGCGCCAGGATGTTCGGACAGGAGACATCGGAATTGCTCAACCGGCCCATCCTGGATCTTTTCGCCGACTCCGTGTCCAAGAAGACCTATGTGGATAACGTGGATGTGGCGCCCTCCAACAACTGGCGGGCCGAAATGACGGCGCGTAAAGCCGGCGGTCAGACCTTTCCGGTTCAGGTCTCCATGTCAAAGGTATGCACTGTTGACAAAGAGAATTCCGGTTATGTCGGAGTGATCAGGGATATTTCCGAAGAGAAGAGGATCGACCGAATGAAAGACGACCTGATCGGAATGCTCACTCACGACATGAGGAATCCGGTCCTCTCGATTCAGAAGGCCGTACAGCTACTGGTAAACGGCCCCCTGGGAGCGTTGAATGAGCGCCAGTTGGAAGTCTTGCGCCTCGTATTGGCCACCAGTCACCAGCTCTATGGTATGGCCAGTGATCTCCTGGATATCTACCGGGAAGAAAACGGACAGTTCTTGCTCCATCGATCCGTCATTGATCTCGCAGACGTAATCAAGGAAAGCATCAATCATTTGAAAATGATGGCCCGAGACAAGAAGATTTCCATACGGTTCGGCCCTTACGAGGAACCCATTCACGTGTGGGGGGACCCCAATCGACTGCTGAGAACACTTGGCAATCTGTTGGATAACGCGATCAAGCACAGTCCGGATCGGGGTACGATAACGATTGATGTGCATCGATTGAACGGCAATCCTCAACGCCCTGTGAACTGCAAAGTACCGGACCAACTCGCCGACCGTTTGCCTTCGGACGCTCCATACTGGGTGACTTCCGTGTCCGATGAGGGCATCGGCATACCGGAGCAATACCACTCTTGTATTTTCGACAAGTTCTTCAGTATCAAGTCTAAAGACCACAACGGCAGAAAGGGCGTTGGTTTGGGTCTGTCCTTCTGCAAACAAGTTATTGAAGCACACGACGGCTTCATATGGCTGGATTCACCCATCTCAAAAGATAAATATGGGAAGCCTGGCGGTTGCAGGTTCTCTTTTGGAGTCCCTTCTCAACCCATTAGACAATGA
- a CDS encoding BMC domain-containing protein, which produces MSIPQSIGAVELSSVGIGYKVQDAMLKAAAVDLLLGRTVCSGKYFIVIGGTVSDVKTAIETGARVSGEAIIDQMVIPNVHASVFPALGQSVVLDPDQVEALGIVETFSGVSAIIGADAAAKAGNVALFRIHVAMALGGKGFCLMTGTIADVRTGVAAAAAKARERGLLVSEVVIPRPRKELLQEYL; this is translated from the coding sequence ATGTCTATACCCCAATCCATAGGAGCGGTCGAGCTTTCCAGCGTAGGCATCGGGTACAAAGTGCAGGATGCGATGCTCAAAGCCGCCGCTGTTGACTTACTGCTCGGCCGGACCGTTTGTTCGGGCAAGTACTTCATTGTCATCGGCGGCACGGTCAGCGACGTCAAGACCGCTATAGAGACGGGTGCGAGAGTGTCCGGCGAAGCCATCATTGATCAGATGGTCATCCCTAATGTGCACGCCTCGGTGTTCCCGGCCCTGGGCCAATCCGTGGTGTTGGACCCGGATCAGGTCGAGGCTCTAGGAATCGTGGAAACGTTCAGCGGCGTGAGCGCCATCATTGGCGCCGATGCCGCCGCCAAAGCTGGAAATGTCGCTCTCTTCCGCATACACGTGGCTATGGCCTTGGGGGGCAAGGGGTTCTGTCTGATGACCGGGACCATTGCCGATGTGCGGACCGGAGTGGCTGCAGCCGCGGCCAAAGCCCGGGAGCGCGGCCTGTTGGTCAGCGAGGTGGTCATTCCCCGCCCCAGGAAAGAGCTTCTCCAAGAATATCTCTGA